Genomic segment of bacterium:
CCAGTCTCATTGGCAGTATCGCGCTCGGGATCGCCGTCGATGACACCGTGCACTTTCTGGTCGCCTACCGTCGGCTTCGCGAAGCTGGAAACTCACCTGAGGAGGCGGCCATCGACTGCATCCGCCGCGTCGGTCGGCCGATCATCATCACCTCGATTGTGCTGGTCGTCGGTTTCCTGGTGCTCTGGCCTTCCGGTTTTGTCACGTTGCGCGAATTCGGTGCCCTGTGCGCCATGACCATGGGCATCTGCCTGATTACCGACCTGACCCTCCTGCCCGCGCTTCTAGTGAAGGCCCGGGTCTGACCCTGTCAGTGCAGTACCTGCAGTCGGAACACACTGAAGAACTGCTCCGCGATCTCGGGATTCGGATCCAGGTGTAGGACTTCGGTCTCGGAGAATGTTTCTTCGACCAGATTCGTCATGCGCGAGCGCGTTGCGACCCAGAACCCACCGAACTCCTGGATCGTCGCCACGTCTGCAATCATCTCCTTGATCTCCACGTCGGCACGATCCCAGTAGCGCCCCCGCAGGGCTACGTAGTGTTCCTTCTCGATGTACTTGATGGTGCGCGAGTAGCGCGAATCGGCGCGAGGACGAAGACGCGCTTCGATCACAAAGACGGGCAAGCCCTGGATCTCCTCGTCGGGCAGGCGTGTGTAATCGGCGTCTTCGATATCCTGGTAGGAGATGTCGTCGAAGTTGTAGTCCGTACCGGCGATCGTCGCGTCCTTCACATTCACGCGGCGCACGCGCCTTTCGCTGGGTTGATAGACGAACTGATCGTGGCTGCGATCGTCGCGCACGATCATCAGATACCCCGTGTTGCGCAGATCGGGCGGATCGATGAAGCGCAGGATCGTCTTGGCCAGCACCCCTTCGATCTTGTCCTGTTCGCGAGCGCGGTAGTCTTTCCAGCGCACCCAGAAAATCGACTCCTGGGCATTGCCTCCGGGGTCGGTCGAGGTCACTCGCTGGCGCTGGACCGCTGCATGGAGTTTGTTCTTGAGGAAGCGCCCGTAGAGTTCGCGGCCCGTGAGCAGACTGCCTTCCGGGATGGCGTCCTCGATCGCGGTCGCAGCGGGTGCGACGACGGCTTTGGCTTCGGCCCCTTCCGCCCAGGCCGATAGTGGGCTCCCCGCCAGGAGTGCGGC
This window contains:
- a CDS encoding outer membrane lipoprotein-sorting protein, translated to MPLCLWISTALAALLAGSPLSAWAEGAEAKAVVAPAATAIEDAIPEGSLLTGRELYGRFLKNKLHAAVQRQRVTSTDPGGNAQESIFWVRWKDYRAREQDKIEGVLAKTILRFIDPPDLRNTGYLMIVRDDRSHDQFVYQPSERRVRRVNVKDATIAGTDYNFDDISYQDIEDADYTRLPDEEIQGLPVFVIEARLRPRADSRYSRTIKYIEKEHYVALRGRYWDRADVEIKEMIADVATIQEFGGFWVATRSRMTNLVEETFSETEVLHLDPNPEIAEQFFSVFRLQVLH